In a genomic window of Melitaea cinxia chromosome 2, ilMelCinx1.1, whole genome shotgun sequence:
- the LOC123664160 gene encoding LOW QUALITY PROTEIN: transcription initiation factor TFIID subunit 6 (The sequence of the model RefSeq protein was modified relative to this genomic sequence to represent the inferred CDS: substituted 1 base at 1 genomic stop codon) encodes MSDTELVYGSSFTVDSMKVIAESVGISSLGDDAAKEIGDDITYRLKVIVQDAMKFMHHSKRQKLSITDIDHALKVKNIEPQYGFIQPDSLPFRFASGGGRELHFVEEKEIDLSEILSAPPPKIPLDVSLRAHWLSVDGVQPTVPENPPPLSKESQKLESVDPITKLSKPTTKDAVGKPVCGKAARLKASESVHVKQLATHELSVEQQLYYKEITEACVGSDEGRRAEALQSLACDPGLHEMLPRMCTFISEGVKVNVVQNNLALLIYLMRMVKAILDNQSLYLEKYLHELIPSVSTCIVSRQLCVRPEVDNHWALRDFAARLMAQICKTFNTSTNNLQTRVTRLFAKALQCPSQTNNESGPSMVASMKESEKTPLASLYGAVQGLAELGPEVIKVFILPRVRWLGERVEGALSGIGGADRLAAGNLKHQLLKVLAPVVRQLRQPPDLPEDYKRDYGYLGPGLQQLVSKQRASPAGGGGGGAVALLACTPPLLAAPSAPAPPKPIGSLCSLXSVASRNMVITASPTPQSPAPATPPPQKFVIVASQQKPQQTQPASGASHIVVHSSQPTIVRSQNVQSVVVTSGPAGAQPPQKVVVVGVHPSHQALPVASSAGVSQAPVSVVAKPVFVRSGSAPQPQPPPELDDLSHLA; translated from the exons ATGAGTGACACGGAATTAGTCTACGGCTCTTCCTTTACGGTAGATTCAATGAAAGTTATAGCAGAGAGTGTAGGAATCAGTAGTCTCGGTGATGATGCTGCAAAAGAAATAGGTGACGATATAACATACAGGCTCAAAGTAATCGTCCAGGATGCTATGAAGTTTATGCATCATTCAAAGCGTCAAAAACTTTCTATAACTGACATAGATCATGctcttaaagtaaaaaatattgag CCTCAATATGGGTTCATTCAACCTGACTCGTTGCCATTCAGGTTTGCTTCAGGAGGTGGAAGAGAGTTACATTTTGTTGAGGAGAAGGAAATTGATTTGTCTGAGATATTGTCAGCTCCTCCACCGAAAATCCCTCTTGATGTCTCTTTAAGAGCTCATTGGTTAAGTGTCGATGGTGTTCAGCCCACTGTTCCAGAAAATCCTCCTCCATTGTCAAAGGAATCTCAAAAACTCGAGTCTGTCGATCCTATAACAAAGCTAAGCAAACCAACCACAAAGGATGCAGttg GTAAACCAGTTTGTGGAAAGGCAGCTCGATTAAAAGCTTCAGAGTCAGTTCATGTTAAACAATTAGCGACTCATGAGTTGAGCGTGGAACAACAATTGTATTATAAAGAGATTACTGAAGCTTGTGTTGGAAGTGATGAGGGACGGCGAGCG gagGCACTTCAATCATTAGCCTGTGATCCCGGTCTACATGAGATGCTCCCCAGGATGTGTACATTTATATCAGAAGGTGTCAAAGTTAATGTAGTGCAGAATAATTTAGCACTTCTCATTTATTTGATGCGGATGGTAAAAGCTATTCTAGACAATCAGTCTTTGTATCTagaaaaatat ctTCATGAGCTGATTCCCTCTGTATCAACTTGCATAGTATCAAGGCAGTTGTGTGTTCGCCCAGAAGTTGACAATCACTGGGCACTGCGAGATTTTGCTGCACGTCTTATGGCTCaaatatgtaaaacatttaatactTCCACAAATAATTTACAAACCCGAGTCACAAG ATTATTTGCAAAAGCTTTGCAATGTCCATCACAGACAAACAATGAAAGTGGACCATCTATGGTAGCCTCAATGAAAGAGTCTGAGAAAACACCTCTAGCATCATTATATGGTGCTGTACAGGGCTTAGCTGAACTAGGACCTGAAGTTATAAAG GTGTTCATCCTACCTCGCGTGCGGTGGCTGGGCGAGCGCGTGGAGGGCGCCCTCAGCGGTATCGGCGGCGCGGACCGGCTGGCGGCCGGCAACCTCAAGCACCAGCTACTAAAGGTGCTGGCCCCCGTTGTACGCCAGCTGCGCCAACCGCCCGACCTGCCCGAGGACTACAA GCGCGATTACGGCTACCTGGGCCCCGGGCTGCAGCAGCTGGTGAGCAAGCAGCGCGCGTCgccggcgggcggcggcggcggcggcgcggtgGCGCTGCTGGCCTGCACGCCGCCGCTGCTGGCCGCGCCctccgcgcccgcgccgcccaaGCCCATCGGTAGCCTCTGCTCTCTTT aaTCGGTAGCGTCTCGTAACATGGTCATCACCGCGTCCCCCACGCCGCAGTCCCCGGCGCCCGCGACTCCGCCTCCTCAGAAGTTTGTTATCGTGGCGTCGCAACAGAAACCCCAACAG aCTCAACCGGCTAGCGGTGCAAGCCATATCGTTGTGCACAGTTCTCAACCCACAATAGTTCGGAGCCAAAATGTACAG TCGGTGGTGGTGACGAGCGGACCGGCGGGCGCGCAACCCCCGCAAAAAGTGGTGGTGGTGGGCGTTCACCCCTCGCACCAGGCGCTGCCCGTGGCTTCGTCCGCAGGTGTTAGCCAG GCGCCGGTGTCGGTAGTCGCCAAGCCGGTGTTCGTGCGCAGCGGCTCCGCCCCTCAGCCACAGCCCCCGCCCGAACTGGACGACCTGTCTCACCTCGCCTGA